From Nitrospirae bacterium YQR-1, the proteins below share one genomic window:
- a CDS encoding DUF2283 domain-containing protein: protein MKIKYSREADILLIELRDGTPVDSIDLKEGIIVHMDKDGLPLEIEILDASRIAVLKEISIMAPLEAPCEGLAAGG, encoded by the coding sequence ATGAAGATAAAATATTCAAGGGAAGCTGATATTCTGTTAATAGAGCTCAGGGATGGCACTCCTGTGGATTCGATAGATTTAAAAGAAGGCATCATTGTTCACATGGATAAAGATGGATTGCCTCTTGAAATAGAGATACTTGATGCATCCCGCATAGCAGTGCTTAAAGAGATAAGCATTATGGCTCCGCTGGAGGCCCCCTGTGAAGGACTGGCTGCCGGTGGCTGA
- a CDS encoding response regulator: MPTILIADDEQHIRMLIEQTLEALEDDGVDILTAENGAEALDVIKEKKPELVFLDVMMPKMNGFDVCNTVKNELGIKGIYIIMLTAKGQEFDKQKGIESGCDLYITKPFSPKELKNKAKEILGFN; this comes from the coding sequence ATGCCGACAATTCTGATAGCAGATGACGAGCAACATATTAGAATGCTTATAGAGCAGACCCTCGAGGCGCTTGAGGACGACGGAGTGGATATTCTCACAGCAGAAAACGGTGCTGAGGCGCTTGATGTAATAAAAGAAAAGAAACCGGAACTTGTTTTTCTTGACGTTATGATGCCTAAGATGAATGGCTTTGATGTGTGTAATACGGTTAAGAACGAGCTGGGCATCAAAGGAATCTATATAATAATGCTCACAGCCAAGGGACAGGAATTTGATAAGCAAAAGGGCATAGAGAGCGGCTGCGACCTCTACATTACAAAACCCTTCAGCCCAAAGGAGCTAAAAAATAAGGCTAAGGAAATCCTTGGATTTAACTAA
- a CDS encoding DUF4258 domain-containing protein: MTFEIINRQINSNGEVFTIKIQEETIRILFLFHAIKRIIKWDIQEEMAAETLLLPDEVIVGHRNRYIAQRRYSNHVVRAVYEYVDGFPVLVTLYFPSEHRYFRGGGIYEDKIFKGS; the protein is encoded by the coding sequence ATGACATTTGAAATTATAAACAGGCAAATTAATAGTAATGGAGAGGTTTTTACAATAAAGATTCAAGAGGAAACCATAAGAATCCTTTTTCTTTTTCACGCTATAAAACGAATTATAAAATGGGATATTCAAGAGGAAATGGCAGCCGAAACACTTCTTCTGCCTGATGAGGTGATAGTTGGCCATAGAAACAGATACATTGCTCAGAGGAGATACAGCAATCATGTAGTCAGAGCTGTCTATGAGTACGTTGACGGATTTCCGGTGCTCGTTACTCTGTATTTTCCATCTGAACACCGTTACTTCAGAGGAGGGGGTATTTATGAAGATAAAATATTCAAGGGAAGCTGA